In one Zobellia galactanivorans genomic region, the following are encoded:
- a CDS encoding 1-acyl-sn-glycerol-3-phosphate acyltransferase produces MGNFFFKAYRLIARKRKLSLAVLLLVVMGLATIVSKIQFEDDITSLIPANEEAQRIQKVLKSITFTDKIIISIQKDEEGSVNDLTQYAKDLLDSLEQNQSEFIKNVQGRVNSDDVPKTLDLVYEHLPLFLEPDDYPQIAQKINSDSIAHITAENYRTLISPSGIVAKKTIVKDPLRLSFIALKRLQELGVGEDFKLKNGFLVDQEEKNILLFLTPAYGSNETDKNLPFSDALYELQNQLNAAYTGKVHSEYYGAALVAVANAKQIRSDIQFTVSIAMTLLIVILMLFYRKLALPFILFLPTLIGALLSIAFLCILREKISAISLGIGSVLLGVTLDYALHILTHIRNGNGAENLYKEVAPSILMSSLTTASAFLCLLFLESQALQDLGIFAAVSVLGASVFALLFVPQVYSAKKAVSSRRTILDRVASFDFHKSKWAIMGLVLFSVISIFTYNKVVFNKDIARLNYETELLRDARKRLETLTDISSKSIYLATYGNDTQTVLGQNDSLYNILKTLEANDKILSFSSVGGLIRAKRTQEEKIALWKDFWSTNKIKTTQRELIESGNEFGFKPTTFNKFYDLLNADFEPLEVDDFVAIKSFSLDDYIVKDENGTTITSLIKVDEDHIDLIREQFENSPNTLLIDRQQVNETFLGNLKNDFNSLIGYSLIVVLFILFFFYRSLSLTVVTSIPIFLTWFLTVGIMGLFHIEFNIFNIIICSFIFGLGVDYSIFITNGLLTEYRTGEKVLHTHKTSILLSVITTIAGVGVLIFAKHPVLYTISTVSLIGILSAAFVAFTVQPLLFRLFIGSTDKRPISLRYFIHSVLSFGYFGTGGFLYSIYGWAKLKLSPQSRMEENIGFHRAVSKLMGSVLYTNPFVSKKIKNLSKETFEKPVMIIANHTSFLDILAIGMLHPKIVFLVNDWVYNSPVFGSAAKLAGAYPVSGGIENGEAYLKEKVAQGFSLIAFPEGTRSSSNKIKRFHKGAFYLAQQFELDILPVLIHGNSEVLPKGSFIIRDGSITVELLPKIKANDPKFGKNYSERAKQLGAYFRKEFQRLRNEIEDQDYWTKTLLENYRYKGDVVYKSVKLDLAAHKETYASLLKHIGKKTKMVHLSQDFGQLDLMLALDSIDRKITTYLADHEAALLLKNNFLTQNYSKISLAKNMAQALEADAELVLVDIKMENRQLAKLLGDTVETLILLKEAQQMELSPIEALGFVPSQQNDNFRLLKKRRS; encoded by the coding sequence ATGGGTAATTTTTTCTTTAAGGCATATCGACTCATAGCGCGAAAACGCAAATTATCATTAGCGGTACTTCTATTGGTAGTGATGGGCCTAGCTACCATTGTTTCCAAAATACAGTTTGAAGACGATATCACCTCGCTCATTCCCGCCAATGAAGAAGCGCAACGCATTCAAAAGGTCTTAAAGTCGATTACATTTACCGACAAGATCATCATCAGCATACAAAAAGACGAAGAAGGCAGCGTAAACGACCTTACCCAATACGCCAAAGACCTTCTCGATAGCCTAGAGCAAAACCAATCGGAGTTTATTAAAAACGTACAAGGCCGGGTCAATTCCGATGACGTACCCAAGACCCTAGACCTAGTATACGAGCATCTACCCCTATTTTTAGAACCCGATGACTATCCACAGATTGCCCAAAAAATAAACTCTGACAGTATTGCCCATATCACTGCCGAAAATTACAGGACGCTTATCTCACCATCGGGTATCGTTGCCAAAAAGACCATTGTAAAAGACCCTTTGCGGCTCTCGTTCATTGCGCTTAAAAGGCTACAGGAATTAGGTGTAGGCGAAGATTTTAAATTAAAGAACGGTTTTCTTGTCGACCAAGAGGAAAAAAACATCCTTCTTTTTCTAACCCCGGCCTATGGCTCCAACGAAACCGACAAAAACCTACCCTTTTCAGATGCCTTGTACGAACTGCAGAACCAACTGAACGCAGCCTATACCGGCAAGGTGCACAGCGAATACTATGGGGCCGCCTTGGTTGCCGTAGCCAATGCCAAACAGATCAGAAGCGACATCCAATTTACGGTAAGCATAGCCATGACCCTGCTCATCGTTATTTTAATGCTTTTTTACAGAAAACTGGCCCTGCCCTTTATCCTTTTCCTGCCTACATTGATCGGCGCACTATTATCGATTGCCTTTTTGTGTATTCTTCGCGAAAAGATTTCGGCCATATCCTTGGGCATAGGTTCGGTACTCTTAGGGGTCACCCTTGATTATGCCCTGCATATACTGACCCATATACGAAACGGAAACGGGGCGGAAAACCTCTACAAAGAAGTGGCCCCCTCCATTTTAATGAGCAGCCTTACTACGGCATCTGCCTTTTTATGCCTCCTCTTTTTAGAATCACAGGCCTTGCAAGACCTCGGTATTTTTGCGGCGGTCAGTGTATTGGGCGCATCGGTTTTTGCCTTGCTCTTTGTCCCACAGGTCTACTCCGCAAAAAAAGCGGTGAGCTCTAGACGCACCATTTTAGATCGGGTGGCATCTTTTGATTTCCACAAATCGAAATGGGCCATTATGGGGCTAGTACTTTTTTCCGTCATTAGCATCTTTACCTATAACAAGGTGGTCTTCAACAAAGATATTGCCAGGCTGAACTACGAGACCGAACTATTGCGCGATGCACGAAAACGATTGGAAACCTTAACGGACATCAGTTCAAAATCCATTTACCTGGCCACTTATGGTAACGACACCCAGACCGTATTAGGACAGAACGATTCGCTCTACAACATTCTAAAAACCCTCGAAGCGAACGACAAAATACTAAGCTTCAGCTCTGTAGGCGGACTCATACGGGCAAAAAGGACCCAAGAGGAAAAAATAGCCCTGTGGAAGGATTTCTGGAGCACCAATAAAATCAAAACGACCCAAAGGGAGCTGATCGAAAGCGGAAACGAATTCGGTTTTAAACCCACTACCTTCAACAAGTTTTACGATCTGCTGAACGCCGATTTCGAACCCCTAGAGGTCGACGACTTTGTTGCCATAAAATCGTTTTCCCTTGATGATTACATTGTAAAGGACGAAAACGGAACCACCATCACCTCCCTGATAAAGGTAGATGAAGACCATATCGACCTTATTCGCGAGCAGTTCGAGAACTCGCCCAACACCCTGCTCATTGACCGCCAACAGGTAAACGAAACCTTTTTGGGCAACTTAAAGAACGATTTCAATAGCCTTATCGGTTATTCCTTGATCGTGGTGCTATTTATTCTCTTCTTTTTCTACCGCAGCCTTTCCCTGACCGTAGTGACCAGCATACCCATATTTCTCACCTGGTTTTTGACCGTGGGCATCATGGGCCTTTTCCATATTGAATTCAATATTTTCAATATCATCATCTGTAGTTTTATTTTCGGTCTTGGGGTAGATTACAGTATTTTCATAACCAACGGCTTGCTTACCGAATACCGTACTGGGGAAAAGGTGCTACACACCCATAAGACCTCCATATTACTTTCGGTCATTACCACCATTGCAGGCGTTGGGGTCTTGATTTTTGCCAAGCATCCCGTACTGTACACTATTTCTACCGTTTCCTTAATCGGGATCCTTTCGGCGGCCTTTGTGGCCTTTACCGTTCAACCCCTGCTCTTCAGGCTCTTTATCGGAAGTACCGATAAACGCCCTATATCATTGCGCTATTTTATACATTCGGTATTGTCGTTCGGGTATTTTGGTACGGGAGGATTTTTGTATTCCATATACGGATGGGCCAAATTAAAACTATCGCCCCAAAGCCGGATGGAAGAGAATATCGGCTTTCATCGAGCGGTTTCCAAACTCATGGGTTCCGTGTTGTACACCAACCCCTTTGTATCCAAAAAAATAAAAAACCTCAGTAAGGAAACCTTTGAAAAACCCGTAATGATCATTGCCAACCACACCAGCTTTTTAGACATTCTGGCCATTGGCATGCTCCACCCTAAAATTGTATTTTTGGTAAACGACTGGGTTTACAATTCGCCCGTATTCGGTAGTGCGGCAAAACTGGCAGGCGCCTATCCTGTTTCTGGAGGTATAGAAAACGGCGAGGCCTATTTAAAGGAAAAAGTCGCCCAAGGATTCAGCTTGATCGCTTTTCCCGAAGGCACGCGTTCTTCCAGCAACAAGATCAAACGTTTTCACAAAGGGGCCTTTTATTTGGCGCAGCAATTTGAATTGGATATTCTTCCGGTACTGATACACGGTAATTCCGAAGTGCTACCAAAGGGAAGTTTTATTATTCGCGATGGTAGTATCACCGTAGAACTATTGCCCAAGATCAAGGCCAACGACCCTAAATTCGGCAAAAACTATAGCGAACGTGCCAAGCAATTGGGCGCCTATTTCAGGAAGGAATTCCAAAGGCTTAGAAATGAAATCGAAGATCAAGACTATTGGACCAAAACCCTTTTGGAAAACTATAGATACAAGGGCGATGTGGTTTACAAAAGCGTCAAACTTGACTTGGCCGCCCATAAAGAAACCTATGCATCACTTTTAAAGCACATAGGAAAGAAAACCAAAATGGTACACCTGTCGCAAGACTTCGGACAGCTAGACCTAATGCTTGCCCTAGATTCCATCGACAGGAAAATAACGACATATTTGGCCGACCACGAAGCGGCCTTGTTGCTAAAGAACAACTTTTTGACCCAAAACTACAGTAAAATAAGCCTTGCCAAAAATATGGCCCAGGCACTGGAAGCCGATGCCGAGCTCGTTCTGGTCGATATAAAAATGGAAAACCGGCAACTGGCCAAGCTTTTGGGCGATACGGTCGAGACCTTGATTTTATTGAAAGAAGCACAACAAATGGAATTATCGCCTATAGAAGCATTAGGTTTCGTTCCCAGCCAACAAAATGATAACTTTAGGTTATTAAAAAAACGACGCAGTTAA
- a CDS encoding DUF2062 domain-containing protein: MQQLNCCVLVPTYNNAGTLKRVLDGILERTDAVIVINDGATDGTSDILKNYPSIEQIHLPENKGKGNALQVGFKAAISQGYDYAITIDSDGQHFPEDLSVFLDELQKEETPNVLYIGSRNMQQEDVPGKSSFGNKFSNFWFWFETGTKLQDTQCGYRLYPLHALKDLKFYTPKFEFEIEVIVRLAWDGTLVKNVPVRILYDETERVSHFRTVPDFARISVLNTWLVIVTIFYIKPRNFIRKIKKKGFKKFLLEDLLRSDDSPKIKALSIALGIFLGIAPFWGFQTILVFALATVFRLNKAITFAFSNISLPPLIPFIVYFSIKIGVWITGEEVSFSMEHMTENFGMLQNLKTYLIGSFALAIMSALLFGIIGYLTIVFFGKKKIIVDNG, from the coding sequence ATGCAGCAGCTCAATTGTTGCGTATTGGTGCCCACTTATAATAATGCGGGGACACTAAAGCGGGTGCTTGACGGTATTTTAGAACGTACCGACGCCGTCATCGTAATAAACGACGGGGCCACTGACGGCACGTCCGACATCCTAAAAAACTATCCGTCAATAGAGCAAATCCATTTACCGGAAAACAAAGGTAAGGGCAATGCCCTTCAAGTAGGGTTTAAGGCCGCTATTTCCCAAGGATACGATTATGCGATAACCATAGACTCCGACGGGCAGCATTTTCCCGAAGACCTCAGCGTTTTCTTAGATGAATTGCAAAAGGAAGAAACCCCAAACGTGCTGTATATCGGCTCACGGAACATGCAACAAGAAGATGTTCCCGGCAAAAGCAGTTTTGGCAACAAGTTCTCCAACTTTTGGTTCTGGTTCGAAACGGGAACCAAGCTTCAAGATACCCAATGCGGCTACCGGCTATACCCGCTGCATGCCTTAAAAGACCTAAAGTTCTATACCCCGAAATTCGAATTTGAAATAGAGGTCATCGTTCGTTTGGCCTGGGACGGCACCCTTGTAAAAAATGTGCCCGTCCGTATTTTGTACGACGAAACCGAAAGGGTATCGCACTTTAGGACCGTACCTGACTTTGCTCGGATCAGCGTGCTCAACACCTGGTTGGTCATCGTTACGATCTTCTACATAAAGCCTCGCAACTTTATTAGGAAAATAAAAAAAAAAGGGTTTAAAAAATTTTTATTGGAAGACCTGCTCCGCAGTGACGACTCCCCAAAAATAAAGGCCTTATCCATAGCCCTTGGCATCTTTTTGGGCATTGCCCCCTTTTGGGGCTTTCAAACCATACTCGTTTTTGCCCTGGCCACGGTCTTTCGACTGAACAAGGCCATCACTTTTGCATTTTCGAATATCAGCCTCCCGCCCCTAATCCCTTTTATTGTCTATTTTAGTATTAAAATCGGGGTATGGATAACCGGCGAAGAGGTTTCCTTTTCCATGGAACACATGACCGAAAATTTTGGAATGCTACAAAACCTAAAGACATATCTTATCGGCAGTTTTGCCTTGGCCATTATGTCCGCCCTACTTTTCGGCATCATAGGTTATCTAACGATTGTATTCTTCGGAAAGAAAAAAATAATCGTAGACAATGGGTAA
- a CDS encoding 3-hydroxyacyl-ACP dehydratase encodes MLIEGLYSVESFEKEGKNVTATVKLNAAHDVFKGHFPGNPVMPGVCMIQIIKELTEQATEKMLFLSVATNVKFMAIINPEKNDTIQLKLTITEEEAIVKVKNTTTFDDTLALKLSATFNILT; translated from the coding sequence ATGTTGATCGAAGGATTGTATTCCGTTGAAAGTTTTGAAAAGGAAGGGAAGAACGTAACTGCCACGGTTAAACTGAACGCCGCGCATGATGTTTTCAAGGGCCATTTTCCCGGCAACCCCGTGATGCCCGGCGTATGTATGATCCAAATCATCAAAGAACTCACCGAGCAGGCCACGGAAAAAATGCTGTTTCTTTCGGTCGCCACGAACGTGAAGTTCATGGCCATTATCAATCCCGAGAAAAACGACACCATTCAACTCAAGCTGACGATTACGGAGGAAGAGGCTATCGTAAAAGTGAAGAATACCACAACTTTTGACGATACATTAGCCTTAAAATTAAGCGCTACCTTTAATATTCTAACCTAG
- a CDS encoding porin family protein — MKTVKLLIMLVVFCSTGMTMAQTRPGIKVGLNSSNISNTALDTKSGIYIGAFADISLTDYYSLQPEILYSNQGGKSNSDAYGDVNINYISIGIPNKFYVSPDKGFHFILGLGLDINFDNNFVNLTNFNVDDEISPLDVVVFGGIGYEFDFGLILEARYKQGTISVDFFGEDDYYEEAGSNLNGVFQIGAAYKFKL, encoded by the coding sequence ATGAAAACCGTAAAACTTCTTATCATGCTAGTGGTTTTTTGCAGCACGGGCATGACCATGGCACAGACGCGCCCCGGTATAAAGGTAGGTCTGAACAGTTCGAACATCAGTAACACCGCGCTTGATACCAAATCGGGAATATACATAGGCGCCTTTGCCGACATTTCACTAACGGATTACTACTCCTTACAGCCCGAAATCCTATATTCCAATCAAGGGGGCAAATCGAATTCCGACGCATATGGCGATGTAAACATCAACTATATTTCCATCGGCATACCGAACAAATTTTATGTAAGCCCTGACAAGGGATTTCATTTTATACTGGGTCTTGGATTGGATATTAATTTTGACAACAATTTTGTTAACTTGACCAACTTTAACGTCGATGATGAAATCTCGCCTCTAGATGTCGTCGTTTTTGGAGGAATAGGCTACGAGTTTGATTTTGGCCTGATACTTGAAGCAAGGTACAAGCAAGGAACCATAAGCGTTGACTTCTTTGGCGAAGACGATTATTACGAAGAAGCCGGAAGCAATCTCAATGGGGTATTTCAAATAGGTGCCGCATACAAATTTAAATTATAA
- a CDS encoding LolA family protein has product MHKILFLILFISVSAVAQKQMTPDEATALKAKVKTRAEAITTVMSDFTQYKHLDFLSDDIVSQGQLAFKAPNLVKWQYTKPFAYSVLFKNETLYINDDGNKSNMDVGSNKIFKQLNQLITASIRGDMFDDNEFNIKYFKINDSSLVYFLPKDEQFAKFIKAFHLSFNANGDVTEVKMIEPSDDYTQIKFTDRVVNKTLSDAVFTQ; this is encoded by the coding sequence ATGCATAAGATACTTTTTCTTATCCTTTTTATTTCCGTTTCGGCCGTTGCACAAAAGCAAATGACGCCGGACGAAGCCACGGCGCTAAAGGCCAAGGTAAAGACCCGGGCAGAGGCGATTACCACGGTAATGAGCGATTTTACCCAATACAAGCACCTAGACTTCCTATCAGACGATATCGTATCACAGGGCCAATTGGCCTTCAAGGCCCCCAACCTGGTCAAGTGGCAATACACCAAGCCCTTTGCCTATTCGGTCTTGTTCAAAAACGAAACCCTATACATCAACGATGACGGTAACAAGAGTAATATGGACGTGGGGTCGAACAAAATATTCAAACAGTTGAACCAACTCATTACGGCCAGTATACGTGGCGATATGTTCGACGACAACGAGTTCAACATCAAATATTTTAAAATAAACGATTCTAGTTTGGTATACTTTCTTCCGAAAGACGAACAGTTTGCCAAGTTCATCAAAGCCTTTCACCTTTCCTTTAACGCCAACGGCGATGTAACCGAGGTGAAAATGATCGAACCCTCAGACGACTATACCCAAATTAAATTTACCGATCGTGTCGTGAACAAAACCTTGTCAGATGCGGTCTTTACTCAGTAG
- a CDS encoding polysaccharide deacetylase family protein, whose protein sequence is MLRRKRVNTAVVFLLLPLVALCFMEYLPWWPVFALLFLWFSLTVFGSFFIQWNYHLTSRHSNKKTENNWVAITFDDGPNPEFTPKALELLAKYNAKATFFCVGQRIEKHPEILKQIISQGHAIGNHTYSHANTFGFFSLDKVLNELVQTENLVHTLTEKKIKLYRPAFGVTNPQIAKAVDKLKVHSIGWNVRSLDTTSRSEETVLKRITHKVSKGDIILLHDTSEKTIAVLEQLLLFLRKKNLSSVTVDRLLEIEAYA, encoded by the coding sequence ATGCTAAGGCGGAAAAGGGTAAATACCGCTGTTGTTTTTCTTTTGCTGCCCTTGGTCGCGCTATGCTTTATGGAATACCTACCCTGGTGGCCGGTTTTTGCGCTTTTGTTCCTTTGGTTCTCCCTTACGGTTTTTGGCTCATTCTTTATCCAATGGAATTACCATCTCACCTCAAGACACTCCAACAAAAAAACTGAAAACAATTGGGTCGCCATTACGTTTGACGATGGCCCAAACCCTGAATTCACCCCCAAAGCACTCGAACTATTGGCAAAATACAATGCCAAGGCGACCTTCTTTTGCGTTGGACAACGGATCGAGAAACATCCGGAAATTTTAAAACAGATCATTTCCCAAGGGCACGCCATTGGCAACCATACTTACTCACACGCCAATACTTTCGGTTTTTTTTCGTTAGATAAGGTTTTGAACGAGCTCGTTCAAACCGAAAACCTTGTGCACACCTTGACCGAAAAAAAAATAAAACTCTATCGACCCGCTTTTGGGGTGACCAATCCGCAGATTGCAAAAGCGGTAGACAAACTAAAAGTACACAGCATAGGGTGGAACGTACGCTCATTGGACACGACATCAAGGTCGGAAGAAACCGTCTTAAAACGAATAACGCACAAGGTATCAAAGGGCGATATTATACTGCTGCACGACACCAGCGAAAAAACAATCGCCGTTTTGGAACAGTTATTGTTATTTTTGCGGAAGAAAAATCTCAGTTCGGTCACTGTTGACCGTCTACTAGAAATCGAAGCTTATGCATAA
- a CDS encoding beta-ketoacyl synthase N-terminal-like domain-containing protein, translating to MKPVYINSVGSVSAQKTFDNSEFLNEITEYNASTVPVIDPNYKEYIPPAAARRMARGIKMSTVSSKNALNEAGIENIDAIIVGTGLGCIGDSERFVSDIIKNDEQFLTPTRFIQSSHNTVAGQIALGLGCKGHNFTFVHSAVSFESSLIDAKMMIENDEAETVLVGGVDELVDHHVETHRLIGHIKKEPVASQELLQSKTEGMVMGEGAHFFVLSNQKAPSCYAELLAVKTFNTLSKERLEEKVLAFLERQQLNIDDIDLAILGNNGDVNFDTYYDQLGSSLLKDTPQAYYKHLSGEFDTATGFAFWLANKIIKTQTVPEVVQLNAIVPAKLETILIYNQYRGENHSLTLIRKC from the coding sequence ATGAAACCAGTATATATAAATAGTGTAGGTTCGGTTTCGGCCCAAAAAACCTTTGACAACAGCGAGTTTCTAAATGAAATTACGGAGTACAATGCGAGCACGGTACCCGTAATCGACCCCAATTATAAGGAATACATTCCTCCAGCGGCCGCACGCCGTATGGCCCGAGGTATAAAAATGAGCACGGTAAGTTCTAAAAACGCCCTTAACGAAGCCGGAATAGAAAACATAGATGCCATTATCGTAGGCACCGGACTGGGCTGTATTGGTGACTCCGAACGTTTCGTTAGCGATATCATCAAGAACGATGAGCAGTTTTTAACCCCTACCCGCTTTATTCAGTCATCACACAATACCGTGGCAGGGCAAATTGCGCTTGGCCTAGGTTGCAAAGGACACAATTTCACCTTTGTACATTCGGCCGTTTCGTTTGAATCGTCTTTGATCGACGCCAAGATGATGATCGAAAACGATGAAGCCGAAACCGTTCTTGTCGGCGGTGTAGACGAATTGGTAGACCACCATGTGGAAACCCACCGTTTGATCGGGCATATCAAGAAAGAACCTGTAGCCTCCCAAGAGCTTTTGCAATCGAAGACCGAGGGCATGGTAATGGGTGAAGGCGCCCACTTTTTTGTGCTTTCGAATCAAAAAGCCCCCTCTTGTTACGCCGAACTGCTTGCCGTAAAAACATTCAACACCCTATCAAAAGAACGCCTCGAAGAAAAAGTACTCGCCTTTTTAGAACGGCAACAACTTAATATCGATGATATAGACCTTGCCATACTCGGTAACAATGGCGATGTTAATTTTGACACTTATTACGACCAGCTGGGCTCTTCCTTGTTAAAAGATACGCCCCAAGCCTATTACAAACACCTTTCGGGTGAATTCGATACCGCAACGGGATTTGCTTTTTGGTTGGCCAATAAAATTATAAAGACACAGACGGTTCCCGAAGTGGTACAACTCAATGCAATCGTCCCTGCAAAGCTAGAGACCATTTTGATATACAACCAATATAGAGGAGAAAACCACAGCCTTACCTTAATTCGCAAATGCTAA
- a CDS encoding beta-ketoacyl-[acyl-carrier-protein] synthase family protein, whose product MCKGVAITGMGAISAIGNNVQENYEALVSGKLGISRVSKIDTVHKNDIMVGEIGMTNTQLKVKLGIAEETAVSRTALLAMLSAEEAVSQAGITDINDCETGLISGTTVGGMDQSEKYYFEYFETDEHWGHINGLHAGDSTQKLADHLGISESFVSTISTACSSAANAIMLGARMIKSGQLDRVIVGGTDSLCKFTINGFKTLMILSDTYNTPFDDNRKGLNLGEAAAYLVLESDEIVKRDQKKVLGYVKGYGNANDAFHQTASSENGDGAVLAMEKALKVSGLTPSDIDYINAHGTATPNNDLSEGRSLLRIFGDKVPEFSSTKAFTGHTLAVAGGIEAVYSVLALQNNVIYPNLNFTTPMKEFELLPQTTVKQKELHHVLSNSFGFGGNCSTLIFSKEA is encoded by the coding sequence ATGTGCAAGGGCGTAGCAATTACGGGAATGGGAGCAATTTCCGCCATTGGGAACAATGTGCAGGAAAACTATGAGGCGCTGGTCTCTGGCAAACTTGGCATTTCTAGAGTTTCAAAAATAGATACCGTTCACAAAAACGATATCATGGTAGGCGAAATAGGGATGACCAATACCCAATTAAAAGTAAAATTGGGAATAGCCGAAGAAACGGCCGTATCAAGAACGGCCCTATTGGCCATGCTTTCCGCAGAGGAAGCCGTATCACAAGCCGGAATAACCGACATCAACGATTGTGAGACCGGACTCATTTCCGGAACTACCGTAGGTGGTATGGACCAATCGGAAAAATATTATTTTGAATATTTTGAAACCGACGAACATTGGGGCCATATCAATGGACTTCATGCGGGCGATTCCACACAAAAACTGGCCGACCATCTTGGCATATCAGAGAGTTTTGTCTCTACCATAAGTACCGCTTGTTCATCGGCTGCCAACGCCATTATGTTGGGGGCACGAATGATAAAATCGGGGCAATTAGACCGTGTTATCGTGGGGGGTACCGATAGCCTGTGCAAATTCACCATCAACGGTTTCAAGACTTTGATGATTCTCTCCGACACCTACAACACGCCATTTGACGACAACAGAAAAGGACTTAACCTGGGTGAGGCCGCGGCCTACCTTGTGTTAGAATCCGATGAAATCGTAAAAAGGGACCAGAAAAAAGTATTGGGTTACGTAAAAGGCTACGGCAATGCCAATGATGCCTTTCACCAAACCGCCTCCTCTGAAAATGGGGACGGTGCCGTATTGGCGATGGAAAAGGCCTTAAAAGTTTCAGGCTTGACCCCATCCGATATCGATTACATAAACGCACACGGAACCGCAACACCGAACAACGACCTTTCCGAAGGCCGTTCCTTACTTCGTATCTTCGGCGACAAAGTGCCCGAATTCAGTTCAACCAAGGCCTTTACGGGCCATACGCTGGCCGTAGCAGGTGGTATAGAGGCCGTATATTCGGTTTTGGCATTACAGAACAACGTAATTTACCCTAACCTCAACTTTACCACCCCGATGAAGGAATTTGAACTGCTTCCGCAAACGACGGTAAAACAAAAGGAGTTGCACCATGTACTCTCCAATTCTTTCGGGTTCGGCGGAAATTGTTCCACTTTAATCTTTTCCAAAGAAGCCTAA
- a CDS encoding phosphopantetheine-binding protein, producing MSELKQELKEKIIEQLNLEDVSVDEIANNDPLFGEGLGLDSIDALELIVMLDKDYGIKLADPKEGRKIFESIDTMAAYIAANRSN from the coding sequence ATGAGCGAACTTAAACAAGAATTGAAGGAGAAAATCATCGAGCAATTAAACTTGGAAGATGTTTCCGTTGACGAAATCGCAAATAACGACCCGCTTTTTGGAGAGGGTCTTGGTCTTGACTCTATCGATGCGCTAGAGCTTATTGTAATGCTCGACAAAGATTACGGCATTAAATTGGCCGACCCGAAAGAAGGGCGTAAGATTTTTGAGTCTATCGATACCATGGCCGCCTATATTGCGGCGAACCGATCGAACTAA